A region of Selenomonadales bacterium 4137-cl DNA encodes the following proteins:
- the cbiQ gene encoding cobalt ECF transporter T component CbiQ, protein MTSLPIWLTSGEPGPLPVAKRRWRRADYLTKTLAGIQEIMAEDMLQTGTAARRGLLQPVEPRVKIAGTVLLLLAAAITTSIPALAAVHGLLFLAALASGIGARDYLLRVWLPAGVFAGLVVLPAILSWVTPGDPLLYIYRGVEWRAGPLSLPADLAVTRQGLSAAAMVLLRSAASLGLVLLLVKTTRWPVLTKAFQSLGVPAVFVMVLELTYRYLFLFLLLLADFLLGRRSRLVGGESAVARLEWIGGTLAGFLRLAGEYSREIAAAMTARGYGGAGQKAPPVRPGPGEAVYLVTVITICFILLGGFHLGKYGF, encoded by the coding sequence ATGACATCTTTGCCCATCTGGCTCACCTCGGGCGAGCCTGGCCCGCTGCCGGTTGCCAAGCGCCGCTGGCGGCGGGCCGACTATTTAACCAAAACCCTCGCCGGCATTCAGGAAATAATGGCAGAGGACATGCTGCAGACCGGGACTGCTGCCCGTCGGGGCTTGCTTCAGCCCGTCGAGCCGAGGGTAAAAATCGCGGGAACCGTGCTGCTCCTCCTTGCGGCGGCCATCACGACCAGCATACCGGCGCTGGCCGCCGTCCATGGCCTGCTATTCCTGGCGGCGCTGGCCTCCGGCATCGGTGCGCGGGACTACCTCCTTCGGGTCTGGCTGCCGGCCGGCGTCTTCGCCGGCCTTGTCGTGCTTCCGGCTATTCTCAGTTGGGTGACCCCCGGGGACCCTCTCCTCTACATCTATCGCGGGGTGGAATGGCGCGCCGGCCCACTCAGCCTGCCCGCCGACCTTGCTGTCACCAGGCAAGGGCTTTCCGCCGCCGCCATGGTGTTGCTACGCTCGGCCGCCTCCCTTGGTCTCGTCCTGCTGCTCGTCAAGACCACCCGTTGGCCTGTTCTCACCAAAGCCTTTCAGTCCCTCGGCGTGCCCGCCGTCTTCGTCATGGTGCTCGAACTTACATACCGCTACCTATTTCTCTTCCTGCTCCTGCTCGCCGACTTCCTGCTCGGCCGGCGCAGCCGACTTGTAGGCGGCGAATCGGCCGTCGCCAGACTGGAGTGGATCGGCGGAACGCTGGCAGGCTTTTTGCGCCTGGCCGGCGAATACAGCCGGGAAATAGCGGCCGCCATGACGGCGCGCGGCTACGGCGGCGCCGGCCAGAAGGCGCCCCCCGTTCGCCCTGGGCCTGGAGAAGCCGTCTACCTTGTCACCGTCATCACCATCTGCTTTATCCTGCTGGGGGGCTTCCATCTTGGCAAATACGGTTTTTGA
- a CDS encoding PDGLE domain-containing protein, which produces MLKRYWLIFLIMALLTPLGLLAEGTAWGEWGPEDLAAMLGFVPKGIDQASSWWQALLPDYSVKGVGEKAGYVISALAGSALVYLAAMAYMKAIARSK; this is translated from the coding sequence ATGCTGAAGCGTTACTGGCTCATCTTCCTCATAATGGCCCTCCTCACCCCCCTGGGCCTGCTGGCCGAAGGGACCGCCTGGGGCGAATGGGGTCCCGAAGATCTGGCGGCTATGCTCGGCTTCGTGCCGAAGGGCATCGACCAGGCCTCCTCATGGTGGCAAGCCCTCCTTCCCGACTACAGCGTCAAAGGCGTGGGCGAAAAGGCAGGCTACGTCATATCAGCCCTCGCCGGCTCGGCGCTCGTTTATCTGGCCGCCATGGCCTATATGAAAGCGATAGCGAGGTCCAAATGA
- the cbiM gene encoding cobalt transporter CbiM codes for MHIPEGYLSPSTCLTLTGAMLPVWYRASAKARAGIDAARVPFLAMGAVFSFLIMMFNIPIPDGTTAHAAGGVLLAIVLGPWAAVIAVSVALLIQALLFGDGGVLSFGANALNLAFIMPFTGYYTYRLAAGHAPAGSARRLFAAGLGGYVGLNVAALAAAVQFGLQPLLFTAADGTPLYCPYGLEVTIPAMLLPHLTLAGFAEAAVTALALKYVLKTSPEMLAAGQPGR; via the coding sequence ATGCATATTCCCGAGGGATACCTCAGTCCATCAACCTGTCTTACTCTAACCGGCGCCATGCTGCCGGTCTGGTACCGGGCCTCGGCCAAGGCCAGGGCCGGCATCGACGCCGCCCGCGTGCCCTTCCTGGCCATGGGGGCCGTATTCTCCTTCCTAATCATGATGTTCAACATCCCCATCCCCGACGGCACCACCGCCCACGCCGCCGGCGGCGTGCTGCTGGCGATCGTCCTCGGGCCGTGGGCGGCCGTCATTGCCGTCAGCGTAGCGCTTCTCATCCAAGCCCTGCTCTTCGGCGACGGGGGTGTGCTATCCTTCGGGGCCAACGCCCTCAACCTCGCCTTCATCATGCCGTTCACCGGCTACTACACCTATCGCCTGGCGGCCGGCCACGCGCCGGCCGGATCGGCCCGTCGCCTGTTCGCCGCAGGTCTCGGCGGCTATGTCGGCCTGAACGTTGCCGCCCTGGCCGCCGCTGTCCAGTTCGGCCTCCAGCCGCTCCTTTTCACCGCCGCCGACGGCACCCCCCTATACTGTCCCTACGGCCTGGAAGTCACCATCCCCGCCATGCTCCTCCCCCACCTCACCCTCGCCGGTTTCGCCGAAGCCGCGGTGACAGCCCTGGCCCTCAAATACGTGCTCAAAACCTCGCCGGAAATGCTTGCCGCCGGCCAGCCCGGACGATGA
- a CDS encoding FAD:protein FMN transferase, with amino-acid sequence MKLKITLLIGLIAAAAVLAAACRPGATPEAKPYKETQFLMDTIVEMTAYGPDAENAVKAAFAEIKRLHGISDNFDPASQVSKINQAAGRAKVKADPDLIAMMLRANELADKLEGTFDVTVGPLTELWGIGRKGDFVPAQEDIDRVLPLVNYRLVAIDAAAGTVYLPKEGMKLDLGGIAKGYAVDKAIAILKSRGVSSALVNAGGDVRVIGKRPDGNPWRIGVQHPRNPDAIIAKLSLTDWDTMETSGDYQRYIMKDGVRFSHVLDPRTGRQPRGLASVTVALNNSADGDIFSTALLILGPERGLELLRQFPGVEAIMVAADGKVTLSPGLEGKAEIEK; translated from the coding sequence ATGAAACTAAAGATAACGCTGCTGATCGGCCTCATCGCCGCCGCCGCCGTCCTGGCCGCCGCCTGTCGGCCCGGAGCGACGCCTGAGGCCAAACCCTATAAAGAAACCCAGTTCCTTATGGACACCATCGTCGAAATGACCGCCTACGGCCCGGACGCGGAAAACGCGGTCAAGGCCGCCTTCGCTGAAATCAAGCGACTTCACGGCATTTCCGACAATTTCGATCCCGCCAGCCAAGTATCCAAAATCAACCAAGCCGCCGGCCGCGCCAAAGTTAAAGCCGACCCCGACCTCATCGCCATGATGCTGCGCGCCAACGAACTGGCGGACAAACTGGAAGGCACCTTCGACGTCACCGTGGGGCCGCTCACCGAACTGTGGGGTATCGGCCGCAAAGGCGACTTCGTTCCTGCCCAGGAAGACATCGACAGAGTGCTGCCGCTTGTCAACTACCGCCTTGTCGCCATCGACGCCGCCGCCGGAACCGTTTACCTCCCCAAGGAAGGCATGAAGCTCGACCTCGGCGGCATCGCCAAAGGATACGCCGTCGACAAAGCCATTGCCATCCTCAAAAGTCGCGGCGTCTCCTCAGCCCTCGTCAACGCCGGCGGCGACGTGCGGGTTATCGGCAAACGCCCCGACGGCAACCCCTGGCGCATCGGTGTACAGCACCCGCGCAACCCCGACGCCATCATCGCCAAACTGTCCCTGACAGACTGGGATACCATGGAAACATCGGGCGACTACCAGCGCTATATAATGAAAGACGGTGTTCGTTTCTCCCACGTGCTCGATCCCCGCACCGGCCGCCAGCCCCGCGGACTGGCAAGCGTCACGGTGGCGCTCAACAACTCCGCCGACGGCGACATCTTCAGCACCGCCCTCCTCATCCTCGGCCCCGAGCGTGGCCTGGAGCTCCTGCGGCAATTTCCCGGCGTCGAAGCGATAATGGTCGCCGCCGACGGTAAAGTCACCTTAAGTCCCGGCCTGGAAGGCAAGGCGGAAATCGAAAAATGA
- a CDS encoding amino acid racemase: MSKTVGILGGMGPLATVDLFAKIVENTPAERDQDHLRIIIDNNPQIPPRVEAIMQDGESPLPAMAASARLLAAAGADFIVMPCNTAHFWLTELEAFVDIPFYGMVDNAAAYIAANHRSLAGRVLLLATAATVRLGLYQQAFASEGLALRLPEENEQAILDNAVRRVKAGELHANPYLADINAMLARQAAAGTAAVLAGCTEIPLLFPYIDAPLEKFDATLLLARMVVARARGKE, translated from the coding sequence ATGAGTAAGACGGTGGGCATCCTCGGCGGCATGGGTCCGCTGGCAACGGTCGACTTGTTTGCGAAGATCGTTGAGAATACGCCGGCGGAACGGGATCAAGACCACCTGCGGATCATAATCGACAACAACCCCCAGATTCCGCCGCGGGTGGAAGCCATTATGCAGGACGGCGAAAGCCCCCTGCCGGCCATGGCGGCTTCGGCCAGGCTGCTCGCCGCCGCGGGAGCAGACTTCATCGTCATGCCCTGCAATACCGCCCATTTCTGGCTGACCGAGCTGGAGGCCTTCGTCGATATCCCCTTCTACGGCATGGTCGACAATGCCGCCGCTTACATCGCGGCCAACCACCGCTCCCTGGCAGGCCGGGTGCTGCTGCTGGCCACCGCGGCCACCGTTCGGCTTGGCCTTTACCAGCAGGCGTTCGCCAGCGAAGGGCTGGCTCTTCGCCTGCCGGAAGAGAACGAACAGGCTATACTGGACAACGCCGTCCGCAGAGTCAAAGCGGGCGAATTGCACGCCAACCCCTATCTTGCGGACATAAACGCCATGCTGGCCCGCCAGGCGGCAGCCGGAACGGCGGCCGTGCTCGCCGGCTGCACCGAAATTCCTCTGCTTTTTCCCTATATTGATGCTCCCCTGGAGAAATTCGACGCCACCTTGCTGCTCGCCAGGATGGTTGTCGCCCGTGCCCGGGGGAAAGAATAA
- a CDS encoding dicarboxylate/amino acid:cation symporter — translation MQLSNKILIGLVLGVIVGLFIGPEGVGFAKKWIAPIGTLFINLIKMIIVPLVFASLIVGACSLGDVRKLGRIGGKTISYYLVTTAFAVTIGIIIALVMDPGEGLKLPTNAVYKGKEAPAIMDVLINIIPTSPVKALMDANMLQIIAFALFLGVGITLVGPKAKPVEAFFDGLAEVTYKVVGIIMEVAPYGVFALILPVVAANGPKVLIPLAKVIGAVYIGCIIHLAITYTTALKVLGDMSPAKFFKGILPAQMIAFSTCSSSATLPVTMKNTQENLGVSKEVSSFVLPLGATINMDGTAIYQGAAALFVAQVYGIDLSISQMLVIVLTGTLASIGTAGVPGAGLIMLTLVLQAVGLPLEGIALIAGIDRILDMARTTLNITGDAVCAVFIQSSENKRAQSTPSVSA, via the coding sequence ATGCAGCTGTCCAACAAGATTCTTATCGGTCTGGTCCTGGGTGTGATTGTCGGCCTGTTCATAGGTCCGGAAGGTGTGGGCTTCGCCAAGAAGTGGATCGCCCCCATCGGGACGCTGTTCATTAACCTGATCAAAATGATAATTGTTCCCCTGGTGTTTGCGTCCCTGATCGTCGGCGCGTGCAGTCTGGGCGATGTACGGAAGCTGGGCCGCATCGGCGGCAAAACGATCTCATATTATCTTGTCACCACCGCCTTCGCCGTCACTATCGGCATCATTATAGCGCTCGTCATGGACCCCGGCGAGGGGCTTAAGCTTCCGACCAATGCTGTTTACAAAGGCAAAGAGGCCCCGGCCATCATGGACGTGCTTATCAATATCATACCCACCAGCCCAGTAAAAGCTTTAATGGATGCCAATATGCTGCAGATAATCGCGTTCGCCCTCTTTCTCGGTGTAGGCATTACCCTGGTGGGGCCGAAGGCCAAGCCGGTCGAAGCCTTTTTCGACGGACTGGCCGAAGTGACTTATAAAGTCGTCGGCATCATCATGGAGGTTGCCCCCTACGGCGTGTTCGCTCTTATACTGCCGGTCGTGGCCGCCAACGGCCCCAAGGTGCTCATCCCCCTCGCAAAAGTAATCGGCGCCGTGTACATCGGCTGTATCATTCACCTGGCAATTACTTATACAACGGCGCTTAAAGTTCTCGGCGACATGAGCCCGGCAAAATTCTTCAAGGGTATTCTACCGGCCCAGATGATCGCGTTCTCGACCTGCAGCAGTTCCGCCACGCTGCCGGTGACGATGAAGAATACCCAGGAAAACCTGGGTGTTTCCAAGGAAGTATCCAGTTTCGTGCTGCCGCTGGGCGCGACCATCAATATGGACGGCACGGCCATTTATCAAGGTGCGGCGGCGCTGTTCGTCGCCCAGGTCTACGGCATTGATCTGTCGATAAGCCAGATGCTGGTAATCGTCCTCACCGGTACACTCGCCTCGATCGGCACCGCCGGCGTCCCCGGCGCGGGACTGATTATGCTGACCCTGGTGCTGCAGGCCGTCGGCCTGCCACTCGAAGGCATCGCGCTGATTGCCGGCATCGACCGCATCCTCGATATGGCCCGAACCACGCTCAATATCACCGGCGACGCGGTCTGTGCCGTCTTTATCCAGAGTTCAGAGAATAAACGCGCCCAGTCCACCCCATCGGTTTCCGCGTAA
- a CDS encoding D-cysteine desulfhydrase: MNLARFPRRRYTEGQTPIEFLPRLSAILGGPDVYIKRDDLLGLAAGGNKTRKLEFLVADALAQGADTLITCGAVQSNHCRLTLAAAVKEGLKCRLVLEERVPGSYKPHGSGNNFLFHLLGVEAVRVVPGGTDMMKEMELAAAELIAEGRKAYIIPGGGSNEIGATGYVACAEEIISQSFDKGISFDYIVTTSGSAGTHAGLVTGFYGNNTDIPVIGINISRQKDVQTELVYDLVQATARRVGLKQPIPRDAVNCIDEYVGPGYSQPTAEMVEAVELVARLEGILLDPVYTGKAMAGLIGLARQGFFEKNAKVLFVHTGGSPALFAYTDTFYGAGGI, encoded by the coding sequence ATGAACCTGGCCCGGTTTCCCCGCCGCCGTTATACCGAAGGTCAGACCCCGATCGAGTTTCTGCCCCGCCTGTCGGCCATCCTCGGTGGCCCTGACGTTTATATCAAGCGCGACGATTTGCTCGGTCTGGCCGCCGGCGGCAATAAGACCCGTAAGCTGGAGTTTCTTGTCGCCGACGCCCTCGCGCAGGGAGCGGATACGCTTATAACCTGCGGCGCCGTCCAGTCGAACCACTGCCGTCTCACTTTGGCGGCAGCCGTTAAGGAAGGTCTGAAGTGCCGGTTGGTACTGGAGGAACGCGTCCCCGGCAGCTATAAGCCTCACGGCAGCGGCAACAATTTCCTTTTCCATCTGCTCGGTGTGGAAGCCGTCAGAGTTGTGCCTGGCGGCACGGACATGATGAAGGAGATGGAGCTAGCGGCCGCCGAACTGATCGCCGAAGGCCGCAAGGCATACATCATCCCCGGCGGCGGTTCGAACGAGATAGGCGCCACCGGTTATGTGGCCTGCGCGGAGGAAATCATTTCCCAGTCCTTCGATAAAGGCATCAGCTTCGATTACATCGTCACCACCAGCGGCAGCGCCGGCACCCACGCCGGCCTTGTAACCGGATTTTACGGCAACAATACCGACATTCCAGTCATCGGCATCAACATCAGCCGCCAGAAGGACGTGCAGACGGAGCTGGTATACGACCTTGTACAGGCAACCGCGAGGCGGGTCGGGCTGAAGCAGCCCATCCCCCGCGATGCGGTGAATTGCATCGACGAATACGTCGGTCCGGGTTACTCCCAGCCGACCGCAGAGATGGTGGAAGCGGTGGAGTTGGTGGCCCGTCTCGAAGGCATCCTTCTCGACCCGGTCTATACCGGCAAAGCCATGGCCGGCCTCATTGGCCTCGCCCGCCAAGGCTTCTTCGAGAAAAATGCCAAGGTTTTGTTTGTGCACACGGGGGGATCGCCCGCCTTGTTTGCCTATACCGACACATTCTACGGGGCGGGCGGAATTTGA
- the ilvD gene encoding dihydroxy-acid dehydratase, translating into MSCRSQYLRTVNYQGDGLRAGACWDEGDLAKPQILIDTAHGDSHPGSIHLGRLAEEAKLSVAESRGKAALYAVTDMCDGIAMAHDGMNYSLVSREIMAFMYEIHALASPFDGCLFMASCDKSIPAQLMAMLRLDLPSVHVPGGAMLSGPDFMSSEILYGAGDRFAKGELTQQALSYYTMNCCPSAGACQFMGTASTMQTMSEALGLSLPGNALVPAYGMHINRYARQAGRQIVANAGQDLRPRRFMTKKNFVNALTVHAALGGSTNALLHLPAIAHEVGIEISQEEFDAVNRRTPVLVSFKTGGQWPTELFWYAGGVPAVMRELGDMLHLDAMTVTGKTAGENLADLENSGWFQAVQSYLVNYRLTPSDIIKTRRKPVKPQGNIRILKGNLAPDGAVIKLSGVDEAIHSFQGEAKVFDSEEEAVAALLRGDIGPGTAVFIRGEGPKGSGMPEMLRTTEAFWNMPELSKSVALFTDGRFSGATRGPAVGHIAPEAAEGGPIAYLEDGDLIKMDVAARRLDVVGVNGLPVPPEEVERVFAVRKARKPSLPTKADTPVLRLYKKLALGTDRGGGFGL; encoded by the coding sequence ATGAGCTGCCGCAGTCAGTATCTGCGCACAGTCAATTATCAGGGTGACGGTCTGCGGGCCGGGGCATGCTGGGACGAGGGAGATTTGGCCAAACCGCAGATTCTTATCGACACTGCGCATGGCGACAGTCACCCCGGCAGTATTCACCTCGGCCGGCTGGCGGAAGAGGCGAAGCTTTCGGTTGCAGAGAGCCGGGGCAAAGCTGCCCTGTATGCCGTGACGGATATGTGCGACGGGATTGCCATGGCCCATGACGGTATGAACTATTCGCTCGTCAGCCGCGAGATCATGGCTTTTATGTATGAAATTCACGCACTCGCTTCACCGTTTGACGGCTGCCTTTTTATGGCTTCGTGCGACAAGTCCATCCCCGCCCAGCTTATGGCGATGCTGCGTCTCGATCTGCCGTCCGTTCATGTGCCCGGCGGCGCGATGCTGAGCGGCCCCGACTTCATGTCCTCGGAGATTCTTTATGGCGCGGGGGACCGGTTCGCCAAAGGCGAGCTGACCCAACAGGCTCTGTCCTACTACACGATGAACTGCTGTCCCAGCGCCGGCGCCTGCCAGTTCATGGGCACCGCCAGCACGATGCAGACGATGTCCGAGGCGTTGGGTCTTTCTCTGCCCGGCAACGCTCTCGTGCCTGCCTACGGCATGCATATCAACCGCTACGCCCGCCAAGCCGGCCGCCAGATCGTGGCTAACGCCGGCCAAGATTTGCGACCCCGCAGGTTCATGACCAAAAAGAACTTTGTCAATGCGTTGACCGTGCATGCCGCTCTCGGGGGATCGACCAACGCTCTCCTGCACCTGCCGGCCATCGCGCATGAGGTCGGCATCGAAATCAGTCAGGAAGAGTTTGACGCCGTCAACCGCCGTACCCCGGTACTGGTAAGCTTCAAGACGGGTGGCCAGTGGCCCACCGAGCTTTTCTGGTACGCCGGCGGGGTACCGGCCGTGATGCGCGAACTGGGCGACATGCTCCACCTCGACGCTATGACCGTGACTGGGAAAACGGCCGGGGAAAACCTCGCCGATTTGGAAAACTCGGGCTGGTTCCAGGCTGTGCAGAGTTATCTGGTCAATTACCGCCTGACCCCGTCCGACATTATCAAGACCCGCCGGAAACCCGTAAAGCCACAGGGCAATATCCGCATCCTCAAGGGCAACCTGGCGCCCGACGGCGCGGTGATCAAACTGTCCGGAGTCGATGAGGCCATACACAGTTTCCAGGGGGAGGCTAAAGTCTTCGACTCGGAGGAGGAAGCCGTGGCAGCGCTGCTAAGGGGCGACATCGGTCCCGGCACCGCCGTATTCATCCGCGGCGAGGGACCGAAGGGATCAGGAATGCCGGAGATGCTGCGCACCACCGAGGCTTTCTGGAACATGCCGGAGTTATCAAAAAGCGTGGCCCTTTTTACTGACGGGCGCTTTTCGGGCGCTACCCGCGGGCCTGCTGTCGGTCATATCGCTCCCGAGGCCGCCGAGGGAGGTCCGATCGCCTACCTGGAGGATGGCGACCTCATCAAAATGGATGTTGCCGCCAGACGTCTCGATGTCGTGGGCGTGAACGGACTGCCGGTGCCGCCTGAGGAAGTCGAGCGCGTTTTTGCCGTCCGTAAAGCACGGAAGCCCTCGTTGCCGACCAAAGCAGACACCCCGGTGTTGCGGCTCTACAAAAAATTGGCTCTCGGCACTGATCGCGGCGGCGGCTTTGGGTTGTAG